One stretch of Coregonus clupeaformis isolate EN_2021a unplaced genomic scaffold, ASM2061545v1 scaf1272, whole genome shotgun sequence DNA includes these proteins:
- the LOC121561000 gene encoding C-type lectin domain family 4 member E-like: MVAVSFGMLCVLQVTLNISLRLVYNRGMGDKTNVTAERDQLQTSYNNLTKERDQLQTSYNTLTTERGQLQKERDDLKRKFSNMKQTCPKGWQKFESSWYFLSTETKTWMESREDCLERGADLVIVNSDKEQEFLFGLNKRAWIGLTDSVTEGTWRWVDDTPLTTPSYWYQQQPDNGNDDPANGEEDCVELNTETWLPVKAWNDQSCEDNRHWICEKRV; this comes from the exons ATGGTTGCTGTGAGCTTTGGGATGCTGTGTGTTCTACAAGTCACGCTCAACATCTCCCTGAGACTTGTCT ATAACAGAGGCATGGGAGATAAAACCAATgtgactgcagagagagaccagctacagaccagttacaacaacctgactaaagagagagaccagctacagaccagttacaacaccctgactacagAGAGAGGCCagctacagaaggagagagatgatctCAAGAGAAAGTTCTCTAATATGA AACAAACCTGTCCTAAAGGCTGGCAGAAGTTTGAATCCAGTTGGTACTTCCTGTCTACTGAGACTAAaacctggatggagagcagagaggactgtctggagagaggagctgaCCTAGTCATCGTAAACAGTGATAAGGAACAg GAGTTTCTCTTTGGCCTCAATAAGAGAGcctggattggtctgactgactctGTTACTGAGGGGACCTGGAGATGGGTGGACGACAcaccactgaccaccccaag TTACTGGTACCAACAGCAGCCTGACAATGGTAATGACGACCCAGCAAATGGGGAGGAGGACTGTGTTGAGCTGAACACAGAAACATGGCTTCCTGTAAAGGCATGGAATGACCAGTCATGTGAAGACAATCGTCACTGGATTTGTGAAAAACGGGTTTAA